A DNA window from Ornithodoros turicata isolate Travis chromosome 10, ASM3712646v1, whole genome shotgun sequence contains the following coding sequences:
- the LOC135370546 gene encoding uncharacterized protein LOC135370546 — MRDSGDVQSFVLYFRMTPDVFDYLHDLVKDDLTKQHVVREPLSSYERLALTFRYLSSGMAFKDVAMAYRVGIETAREAVHLTCTALWNRLKDLYMMPPSESEWQDTAQGFGERWNFPNCLGAVDGKHVRIVAPNKSGSTYFNYKGTYSIVLMAVVDSHYKFVLIDVGAEGRQSDCEVLKSSAIGRRHCVKNAFGILASRWRILLTTINLSVLNAENVIKAVCILHNFLAEQCGVPSGLADEVDTLGNVIEGGWHRDAGQFVEQQRLQCGHTRSHSCQE; from the exons ATGAGAGACAGCGGCGACGTTCAAAGTTTCGTCTTGTACTTTCGAATGACGCCAGACGTTTTCGACTACCTCCACGATCTGGTTAAGGACGACCTCACGAAGCAGCATGTCGTTCGGGAGCCACTGTCTTCCTACGAAAGGCTGGCCCTCACATTCCG ATATCTGTCCTCTGGAATGGCGTTTAAAGATGTCGCCATGGCATACAGAGTTGGAATCGAGACAGCACGTGAAGCCGTGCATCTCACCTGCACGGCACTATGGAACAGGTTGAAAGACCTATACATGATG cccCCAAGTGAATCAGAGTGGCAAGATACTGCACAGGGCTTTGGGGAAAGATGGAACTTTCCAAATTGCCTTGGTGCTGTCGATGGTAAACATGTTCGAATTGTTGCACCAAACAAGTCTGGAAGTACATATTTCAACTACAAG GGGACCTACTCCATTGTCCTGATGGCAGTCGTCGACAGCCACTACAAATTTGTCCTCATCGATGTCGGTGCAGAGGGACGTCAAAGTGACTGCGAAGTATTGAAGTCCTCTGCCATTGGACGCCG GCACTGCGTGAAAAACGCGTTTGGTATTCTTGCCTCACGGTGGAGAATACTGCTTACAACTATAAACTTGAGTGTGCTGAATGCAGAGAATGTCATCAAGGCAGTGTGCATTCTGCACAATTTCTTGGCGGAGCAGTGTGGTGTTCCTTCAGGTTTAGCCGACGAGGTGGATACACTTGGCAACGTCATTGAAGGAGGGTGGCATAGAGATGCCGGACAGTTTGTGGAACAACAGCGTCTACAGTGTGGTCACACGCGAAGCCACAGCTGCCAGGAGTAG